GTTGGTGGGGCAGACTGTAGCGCAGATTCCGCAATTTATACATTTATTATAGTTGATGCGGGCGAGGTTGTTTTCGATGGTGATGGCTTGGACGGGGCATTTTTTGGCGCAGATGCCGCAGCCGATGCAGGGAAGTTCACTGCCGCAAACCTGTTTTGCCAGGGGACCTTTGTCTTTGGATGAGCAGCGGATATAAACGTTTTTGCTGACGGGGACAAGTTCGATCAGATGGCGCGGACAGGCTTTCACGCAGGCTCCGCAGGCGGTGCATTTTTCAGGGTCAATCACCCGCATTCCGCAGTCGTTGATGCTGATGGCGTCGAATTTGCAGACGCGGAAACAATCGTTATAACCCAAACATCCGTGGGAGCACATGCTGGGTCCGCCAGCGATGTTCACCGCCGAAAGGCATGATTCGATGCCCTCGTAGGCATATTTCCATTTTGTGTTTTCATGGCCACCGGAAGTGCAGTGGTAAACCGCGATGCGCTTTTCCAGGGCGCCGGCTTCGGAGCCCATGATGCGGGCGATGGCTTCGGCAATTGCGGCTCCGCCGGGAGCGCAGAGATTGCATGCCACGCCTTCGTTCACGATGGAATCCGCATATCCAGAGCATCCCGCCTTTCCGCAGGCTCCGCAATTCGCGCCTGGCAAAAGTTCAAGAATCTGCTCCACGCGGGGGTCGATTTTGACTTCAAAAACCTTGGAGGCAAAAGCC
This portion of the Candidatus Cloacimonadota bacterium genome encodes:
- a CDS encoding RnfABCDGE type electron transport complex subunit B — protein: MQNLAFTVILAAGLSQILTPVIIVGTMGLIFGLILAFASKVFEVKIDPRVEQILELLPGANCGACGKAGCSGYADSIVNEGVACNLCAPGGAAIAEAIARIMGSEAGALEKRIAVYHCTSGGHENTKWKYAYEGIESCLSAVNIAGGPSMCSHGCLGYNDCFRVCKFDAISINDCGMRVIDPEKCTACGACVKACPRHLIELVPVSKNVYIRCSSKDKGPLAKQVCGSELPCIGCGICAKKCPVQAITIENNLARINYNKCINCGICATVCPTNSIQDLLAGLRKKAFIEEEHCIGCTICAKVCPVQAISGELKKLH